A stretch of the Capricornis sumatraensis isolate serow.1 chromosome 21, serow.2, whole genome shotgun sequence genome encodes the following:
- the CEP76 gene encoding centrosomal protein of 76 kDa isoform X1 — MSLPPEKASELKQLIHQQLSKMDVHGRIREILAETIREELAPDQQQLSTEDLIKALKRRGIIDDVMKELNFVTDNVDQELPSSPKQPVCFTDRQSTLLKKTNIDPTRRYLYLQVLGGKAFLEHLQEPEPLPGQACSTFTLCLHFRNQRFRSKPVPCACEPDFHDGFLLEVHRENLGDGTRMADSTTMLSISDPIHMVLIKTDIFAETTLVASYFLEWRSVLGSENGVTSLTVELMGVGTESKVSVGILNIKLEMYPPLNQTLSQEVVNTQLALERQKTAEKERLFLVYAKQWWREYLQIRPSHNSRLVKIFAQDENGINRPVCSYVKPLRAGRLLDTPRQAARFVNVLGYERAPVIGGGGKQEQWCTLLAFLCRNKGDCEDHANLLCSLLLGYGLEAFVCVGTKAKGVPHAWVMTCGTDGTVTFWDSLTGHRYLHKPINPDEPPAAEQPKPLYPYRTIGCVFNHQTFLGNCQPSDSVESCVFDLNDESKWKPMSEEAVKSVCAPGATTSLPPFPPLCASTIDASVTSNEIEMQLRLLVSEHRKDLGLTTVWEDQLSYLLSPALASYEFERTTSISAGNEEFQDAIRRAVPDGHTFKGFPIHFVYRNARRAFATCLRSPFCEEIICCRGDQVRLAVRVRVFTYPESACAVWIMFACKYRSVL, encoded by the exons ATGTCGCTGCCGCCGGAAAAGGCGTCCGAGCTGAAGCAGCTCATCCACCAGCAGCTGAGCAAG ATGGATGTCCATGGCAGGATAAGAGAAATCCTTGCTGAGACGATTCGGGAAGAATTGGCACCTGATCAACAACAGCTATCAACCGAAGATTTGATCAAAGCCCTTAAACGCCGGGGAATCATTGATGATGTGATGAAAGAACTTAATTTTGTTACT GATAATGTTGATCAAGAACTCCCTTCCTCTCCAAAACAACCTGTTTGTTTTACTGACAGACAATCAAcgttattaaaaaaaa CTAATATTGATCCAACACGGAGGTATCTTTACCTTCAGGTTTTGGGTGGAAAAGCTTTCTTGGAACATCTGCAAGAACCTGAGCCTTTACCCGGACAAGCTTGTTCGACCTTTACTTTATGTTTACATTTTCGAAACCAACGTTTTCGTTCTAAACCTGTTCCATGTGCCTGTGAACCAGATTTTCATGATGGCTTTTTACTTGAAGTACACAGAGAAAATTTAG GTGATGGAACTAGAATGGCTGACTCTACCACAATGTTATCAATAAGTGACCCAATTCATATGGTGCTAATCAAGACAGACATATTTGCTGAGACCACTTTAGTTGCATCCTATTTTCTTGAATGGCGATCAGTGTTGGGTTCAGAAAATGGAGTGACCAGTCTTACTGTGGAACTTATGGGTGTAG GCACAGAATCAAAAGTTTCTGTgggaattttaaatataaaacttgaGATGTACCCACCGCTCAATCAAACATTATCTCAAGAAGTAGTGAACACACAG ctTGCTTTGGAACGTCAGAAAACTGCAGAGAAAGAGCGGTTATTTCTTGTGTATGCTAAGCAGTGgtggagagaatatttgcaaattcgACCCTCACACAATTCACGACTGGTGAAGATTTTTGCACAG GATGAAAATGGGATTAACCGACCAGTCTGTTCTTATGTCAAACCACTTCGAGCTGGAAGGCTTTTGGACACTCCAAGGCAAGCAGCAAGATTTGTCAATGTCCTTGGTTATGAACGAGCCCCTGTTATCGGAGGGGGAGGTAAACAGGAGCAATGGTGCACTCTGCTGGCCTTTCTCTGTAGAAACAAG GGAGACTGTGAAGATCATGCCAACCTTCTGTGCAGCCTCCTGCTCGGGTACGGGCTGGAAGCTTTTGTCTGTGTCGGGACCAAGGCCAAGGGAGTGCCCCACGCATGGGTCATGACGTGTGGCACTGATGGGACTGTCACTTTTTGGGACAGTTTAACAGGACACAG GTACCTCCACAAACCTATCAACCCTGATGAGCCTCCAGCTGCTGAACAGCCCAAACCATTGTACCCGTATCGAACAATTGGTTGTGTTTTCAATCATCAGACGTTCCTGGGAAACTGTCAGCCCTCTGACTCAGTGGAAAGCTGTGTGTTTGATCTGAATGATGAGTCCAAGTGGAAACCCATGAGTGAGGAAGCAGTTAAATCCGTGTGTGCTCCAGGGGCCACCAcgtcccttcctcccttccctccgcTGTGTGCGTCCACAATCGACGCTTCTGTGACAAGCAATGAGATAGAAATGCAGCTCAGGCTGCTCGTGTCGGAACACAGGAAG GACCTTGGCCTCACTACTGTCTGGGAAGaccagctttcttatctcttgtcaCCAGCTCTGGCGTCTTATGAATTTGAGCGTACGACAAGCATATCTGCGGGAAATGAAGAGTTTCAGGATGCTATCAGAAGGGCTGTGCCTGATGGCCACACATTTAAAGGGTTCCCAATACACTTTGTGTATAGAAATGCGAGGCGCGCGTTTGCCACGTGTCTTCG GTCTCCTTTCTGTGAAGAAATCATCTGTTGCCGTGGAGACCAGGTGCGCCTGGCAGTTCGTGTCCGAGTGTTTACTTACCCTGAATCTGCTTGTGCTGTTTGGATCATGTTTGCTTGTAAATATCGCTCAGTACTATAG
- the CEP76 gene encoding centrosomal protein of 76 kDa isoform X2: MSLPPEKASELKQLIHQQLSKMDVHGRIREILAETIREELAPDQQQLSTEDLIKALKRRGIIDDVMKELNFVTDNVDQELPSSPKQPVCFTDRQSTLLKKSDGTRMADSTTMLSISDPIHMVLIKTDIFAETTLVASYFLEWRSVLGSENGVTSLTVELMGVGTESKVSVGILNIKLEMYPPLNQTLSQEVVNTQLALERQKTAEKERLFLVYAKQWWREYLQIRPSHNSRLVKIFAQDENGINRPVCSYVKPLRAGRLLDTPRQAARFVNVLGYERAPVIGGGGKQEQWCTLLAFLCRNKGDCEDHANLLCSLLLGYGLEAFVCVGTKAKGVPHAWVMTCGTDGTVTFWDSLTGHRYLHKPINPDEPPAAEQPKPLYPYRTIGCVFNHQTFLGNCQPSDSVESCVFDLNDESKWKPMSEEAVKSVCAPGATTSLPPFPPLCASTIDASVTSNEIEMQLRLLVSEHRKDLGLTTVWEDQLSYLLSPALASYEFERTTSISAGNEEFQDAIRRAVPDGHTFKGFPIHFVYRNARRAFATCLRSPFCEEIICCRGDQVRLAVRVRVFTYPESACAVWIMFACKYRSVL; this comes from the exons ATGTCGCTGCCGCCGGAAAAGGCGTCCGAGCTGAAGCAGCTCATCCACCAGCAGCTGAGCAAG ATGGATGTCCATGGCAGGATAAGAGAAATCCTTGCTGAGACGATTCGGGAAGAATTGGCACCTGATCAACAACAGCTATCAACCGAAGATTTGATCAAAGCCCTTAAACGCCGGGGAATCATTGATGATGTGATGAAAGAACTTAATTTTGTTACT GATAATGTTGATCAAGAACTCCCTTCCTCTCCAAAACAACCTGTTTGTTTTACTGACAGACAATCAAcgttattaaaaaaaa GTGATGGAACTAGAATGGCTGACTCTACCACAATGTTATCAATAAGTGACCCAATTCATATGGTGCTAATCAAGACAGACATATTTGCTGAGACCACTTTAGTTGCATCCTATTTTCTTGAATGGCGATCAGTGTTGGGTTCAGAAAATGGAGTGACCAGTCTTACTGTGGAACTTATGGGTGTAG GCACAGAATCAAAAGTTTCTGTgggaattttaaatataaaacttgaGATGTACCCACCGCTCAATCAAACATTATCTCAAGAAGTAGTGAACACACAG ctTGCTTTGGAACGTCAGAAAACTGCAGAGAAAGAGCGGTTATTTCTTGTGTATGCTAAGCAGTGgtggagagaatatttgcaaattcgACCCTCACACAATTCACGACTGGTGAAGATTTTTGCACAG GATGAAAATGGGATTAACCGACCAGTCTGTTCTTATGTCAAACCACTTCGAGCTGGAAGGCTTTTGGACACTCCAAGGCAAGCAGCAAGATTTGTCAATGTCCTTGGTTATGAACGAGCCCCTGTTATCGGAGGGGGAGGTAAACAGGAGCAATGGTGCACTCTGCTGGCCTTTCTCTGTAGAAACAAG GGAGACTGTGAAGATCATGCCAACCTTCTGTGCAGCCTCCTGCTCGGGTACGGGCTGGAAGCTTTTGTCTGTGTCGGGACCAAGGCCAAGGGAGTGCCCCACGCATGGGTCATGACGTGTGGCACTGATGGGACTGTCACTTTTTGGGACAGTTTAACAGGACACAG GTACCTCCACAAACCTATCAACCCTGATGAGCCTCCAGCTGCTGAACAGCCCAAACCATTGTACCCGTATCGAACAATTGGTTGTGTTTTCAATCATCAGACGTTCCTGGGAAACTGTCAGCCCTCTGACTCAGTGGAAAGCTGTGTGTTTGATCTGAATGATGAGTCCAAGTGGAAACCCATGAGTGAGGAAGCAGTTAAATCCGTGTGTGCTCCAGGGGCCACCAcgtcccttcctcccttccctccgcTGTGTGCGTCCACAATCGACGCTTCTGTGACAAGCAATGAGATAGAAATGCAGCTCAGGCTGCTCGTGTCGGAACACAGGAAG GACCTTGGCCTCACTACTGTCTGGGAAGaccagctttcttatctcttgtcaCCAGCTCTGGCGTCTTATGAATTTGAGCGTACGACAAGCATATCTGCGGGAAATGAAGAGTTTCAGGATGCTATCAGAAGGGCTGTGCCTGATGGCCACACATTTAAAGGGTTCCCAATACACTTTGTGTATAGAAATGCGAGGCGCGCGTTTGCCACGTGTCTTCG GTCTCCTTTCTGTGAAGAAATCATCTGTTGCCGTGGAGACCAGGTGCGCCTGGCAGTTCGTGTCCGAGTGTTTACTTACCCTGAATCTGCTTGTGCTGTTTGGATCATGTTTGCTTGTAAATATCGCTCAGTACTATAG